From Taeniopygia guttata chromosome 21, bTaeGut7.mat, whole genome shotgun sequence, one genomic window encodes:
- the PLEKHG5 gene encoding pleckstrin homology domain-containing family G member 5 isoform X4, whose translation MAGRAWPGSTRGPAAPGPCTPGMQAPGRRRKNITEFLGDSNIPSPEPALHGSSSLPTNGTDTWKNRAASRFSGFFGSGTSTGSFGRETEKLEQLVNRLHAYSTFGLPKLPPQLRFDRDSWEEDGDEAGLTLEDSWQQIIQGTEVLSRRQCHQQEAIWELLHTEATYIRNLKVITDLFLSCLVNLQESGLLCEVDAERLFSNIGEIIRLHCKLWRSVMASVLAKARRTGALLDPIDFLDGFKMFGSLFKPYVQYCMEEEGCMEYMRTLLRDSELFRTYVTWAEKQEQCSRLKLSDMLVKPHQRLTKYPLLLKSILKKTDDPHARDAITTMISSVERFINDVNSRMRQRQERQRLDAILSRIDAYEVVEGSTDEVDKLLKEFLRLDLTAPIPGTSPEDTRQLLLEGSLRMREGKDSKMDVYCFLFTDLFLITKPFKKAERTKVIRQPLLVDRVVCRELRDPGSFLLIYLNELGSAVAAYTFQTSGQLCRSWVEAVRNAQNLLQRLRQRRRMEEQEEEDEEDEEDDGESGTSAASSPTILHHSSASPDSQQCPSDGSTETLAMVAADGGDELSSPDWEAGPFSSTSDGSSVSTSTSIGTGTSVETPTSAETPTQELPAGALPVPLPHGVASPGSGCRSSSIDSAYGTLSPASLRDFGQQPEGTAEEGQEPSLAPPAPRPASPRLCRRTPVQRLPCPARVLKSKSEASLPQLLSPTSSGPLSQSRSLSDLCAGSPRTSRDPAPQAAPGSSGSSTSELSEPEEPVESPASLQGELRRDPQPPARRTLSDPQSAQHRKLTLAQLYRIRTTLLLNSTLTASEV comes from the exons ATGGCCGGCCGGGCTTGGCCAGGCAGCACCCGGGGtcctgcagccccggggccCTGCACCCCCGGGATGCAG gCTCCGGGACGGCGAAGGAAGAACATAACAGAGTTCCTGGGGGACAGCAACATCCCCAGCCCCGAGCCAGCCCTGCAcggcagcagctctctgcccaCCAATGGCACTGACACCTGGAAGAACCGTGCTGCCAGCCGCTTCAGCGGCTTCTTCGGCTCCGGGACTAGCACGGGCTCCTTCGGGCGG GAGACTGagaagctggagcagctggtgaaCAGGCTGCACGCCTACAGCACCTTCGGGCTGCCCAAGCTGCCGCCCCAGCTCCGCTTCGACCGCGACTCCTGGGAGGAGGACggggatgaggctgggctgACACTGGAGGACAGCTGGCAGCAGATCATCCAGGGCACAGAG GTCCTGTCGCGCCggcagtgccaccagcaggAAGCcatctgggagctgctgcacacAGAGGCCACCTATATCCGGAACCTCAAAGTCATTACTGAT CTGTTCCTCTCCTGCCTGGTGAACCTGCAGGAGTCAGGGCTGCTCTGTGAG GTGGATGCCGAGCGGCTCTTCAGCAACATTGGGGAGATCATCCGGCTGCACTGCAAGCTGTGGCGCAGTGTCATGGCCTCGGTGCTGGCCAAGGCACGACGGACTGGGGCACTGCTTGACCCCATCGACTTCCTTGATGGCTTCAAGATG TTCGGGTCACTCTTCAAGCCCTATGTGCAGTATTGCATGGAGGAGGAGGGCTGCATGGAGTACATGCGGACCCTGCTGCGGGACAGCGAGCTCTTCCGCACCTATGTGACG TGGGCTGAGAAGCAGGAGCAGTGCAGCCGCCTGAAGCTGAGCGACATGCTGGTGAAACCTCACCAGCGCCTCACCAAGTACCCGCTGCTCCTCAAGTCTATCCTGAAGAAGACAGATGACCCACATGCCCGTGATGCCATCACCACTATG ATCAGCTCTGTGGAGCGCTTCATCAATGACGTCAACTCGCGGATGCGCCAGCGGCAGGAGCGGCAGCGCCTGGATGCCATCCTCAGCCGGATTGATGCCTACGAGGTGGTGGAGGGCAGCACAGACGAGGTGGACAAG ctgctgaaggaGTTCCTGCGGCTGGACCTGACGGCTCCCATCCCCGGCACCTCCCCGGAGGACACCCGGCAGCTCCTCCTCGAGGGCAGCCTGAGGATGCGGGAAGGTAAAGACAGCAAG ATGGATGTCTACtgcttcctcttcactgacctcttCCTCATCACCAAGCCCTTCAAGAAGGCTGAGCGCACCAAGGTGATCCGGCAGCCCTTGCTGGTGGACAGAGTCGTTTGCCGGGAGCTCAGAGACCCAG gctccttcctcctcatctaCCTGAACGAGCTGGGGAGTGCTGTGGCTGCCTACACCTTCCAGACGAGTGGGCAGTTGTGCCGCAGCTGGGTCGAGGCAGTGCGCAATGCCCAG AACCTGCTGCAGCGTCTGCGGCAGCGCCGGCGcatggaggagcaggaggaggaggatgaggaggatgaggaggatgatggTGAGAGTGGCACTTCAGCTGCCAGTTCACCTACCATCCTACACCACAGCAGCGCCAGCCCGGACTCACAGCAGTG CCCATCCGATGGCTCCACCGAGACGCTTGCCATGGTGGCAGCAGACGGTGGCGACGAGCTCTCCTCCCCAGACTGGGAGGCAGGACCCTTCAGCTCAACCTCGGATGGCTCCTCTGTTAGCACCAGCACCTCCATCGGCACCGGCACCTCTGTCGAGACCCCCACCTCTGCCGAGACCCccacccaggagctgcctgcaggtGCCCTGCCTGTTCCCCTGCCCCACGGCGTGGCCTCCCCAGGCAGCGGCTGCCGCTCGTCCTCCATCGACAGCGCCTATGGCACGCTCTCACCTGCCTCCCTGCGGGACTTTGGCCAGCAGCCAGAGGGGACGGCcgaggaggggcaggagccctCCCTGGCCCCCCCGGCTCCACGGCCTGCCTCGCCCCGGCTGTGCCGCCGGACGCCCGTGCAGCGCCTGCCTTGCCCGGCCAGGGTGCTTAAGTCCAAGTCGGAGGCCAGCTTGCCCCAGCTCCTATCCCCCACTTCCTCAGGCCCCCTAAGCCAAAGCCGCAGCCTCTCTGACCTCTGTGCTGGTTCCCCCCGGACTAGCCGAGACCCCGCACCTCAGGCTGCccctggcagcagtggcagctccaCATCAGAGCTctcagagccagaggagccagTGGAGAGCCCAGCATCCCTCCAAGGGGAGCTCAGGCGTGACCCCCAGCCTCCTGCCCGTCGGACCCTCTCGGACCCGCAGTCGGCACAGCACCGCAAGCTGACTCTGGCACAGCTGTACCGGATCCGGACCACGCTGCTGCTCAACTCCACGCTGACGGCCTC GGAGGTCTGA
- the PLEKHG5 gene encoding pleckstrin homology domain-containing family G member 5 isoform X2, translating to MHFDGHIRFDLSPQGSILARNMSTRSCPPRTSPASDVEEEEEGPAESRGERRSSALKLPKKKAWRRHTDDPSKECFTLKFDLSIDMEAEIVPAVKKKSLGEVLLPVFERKAIELSKVNIYLDQSHTPLSLQFEAYRFGGHYLRVKAKPGDELKVEQAVRDARSASLPILRPASSAAFLGPVLEPLPGRREGTESMAPGRRRKNITEFLGDSNIPSPEPALHGSSSLPTNGTDTWKNRAASRFSGFFGSGTSTGSFGRETEKLEQLVNRLHAYSTFGLPKLPPQLRFDRDSWEEDGDEAGLTLEDSWQQIIQGTEVLSRRQCHQQEAIWELLHTEATYIRNLKVITDLFLSCLVNLQESGLLCEVDAERLFSNIGEIIRLHCKLWRSVMASVLAKARRTGALLDPIDFLDGFKMFGSLFKPYVQYCMEEEGCMEYMRTLLRDSELFRTYVTWAEKQEQCSRLKLSDMLVKPHQRLTKYPLLLKSILKKTDDPHARDAITTMISSVERFINDVNSRMRQRQERQRLDAILSRIDAYEVVEGSTDEVDKLLKEFLRLDLTAPIPGTSPEDTRQLLLEGSLRMREGKDSKMDVYCFLFTDLFLITKPFKKAERTKVIRQPLLVDRVVCRELRDPGSFLLIYLNELGSAVAAYTFQTSGQLCRSWVEAVRNAQNLLQRLRQRRRMEEQEEEDEEDEEDDGESGTSAASSPTILHHSSASPDSQQCPSDGSTETLAMVAADGGDELSSPDWEAGPFSSTSDGSSVSTSTSIGTGTSVETPTSAETPTQELPAGALPVPLPHGVASPGSGCRSSSIDSAYGTLSPASLRDFGQQPEGTAEEGQEPSLAPPAPRPASPRLCRRTPVQRLPCPARVLKSKSEASLPQLLSPTSSGPLSQSRSLSDLCAGSPRTSRDPAPQAAPGSSGSSTSELSEPEEPVESPASLQGELRRDPQPPARRTLSDPQSAQHRKLTLAQLYRIRTTLLLNSTLTASEV from the exons ATGCACTTCGATGGCCACATCCGCTTCGACCTGTCCCCGCAAG GCTCCATCCTGGCCCGCAACATGTCCACACGTTCGTGCCCCCCGCgcaccagccctgcctctgatgtggaggaggaggaggagggtccGGCAGAGAGCAGAGG GGAGCGCAGGAGCTCAGCGCTGAAGCTGCCCAAGAAGAAGGCTTGGCGCAGGCACACGGAC GACCCCAGCAAGGAGTGCTTCACCTTGAAGTTTGACCTCAGCATCGACATGGAGGCAGAGATCGTGCCAGCTGTGAAGAAGAAGTCGCTGGG GGAAGTGCTGCTGCCAGTCTTTGAGAGGAAGGCAATCGAGCTGAGCAAAGTGAACATCTACCTGGACCAGTCCCACACGCCGCTGTCCCTGCAGTTCGAGGCGTATCGCTTCGGGGGACACTACCTGCGGGTGAAAG CCAAGCCCGGGGATGAGCTGAAGGTAGAGCAGGCAGTGCGAGATGCCAGGTCAGCCAGCCTGCCCATCCTGCGccctgccagcagtgctgcattCCTTGGGCCAGTGCTGGAGCCGCTGCCAGGACGCCGGGAGGGCACTGAGAGCATG gCTCCGGGACGGCGAAGGAAGAACATAACAGAGTTCCTGGGGGACAGCAACATCCCCAGCCCCGAGCCAGCCCTGCAcggcagcagctctctgcccaCCAATGGCACTGACACCTGGAAGAACCGTGCTGCCAGCCGCTTCAGCGGCTTCTTCGGCTCCGGGACTAGCACGGGCTCCTTCGGGCGG GAGACTGagaagctggagcagctggtgaaCAGGCTGCACGCCTACAGCACCTTCGGGCTGCCCAAGCTGCCGCCCCAGCTCCGCTTCGACCGCGACTCCTGGGAGGAGGACggggatgaggctgggctgACACTGGAGGACAGCTGGCAGCAGATCATCCAGGGCACAGAG GTCCTGTCGCGCCggcagtgccaccagcaggAAGCcatctgggagctgctgcacacAGAGGCCACCTATATCCGGAACCTCAAAGTCATTACTGAT CTGTTCCTCTCCTGCCTGGTGAACCTGCAGGAGTCAGGGCTGCTCTGTGAG GTGGATGCCGAGCGGCTCTTCAGCAACATTGGGGAGATCATCCGGCTGCACTGCAAGCTGTGGCGCAGTGTCATGGCCTCGGTGCTGGCCAAGGCACGACGGACTGGGGCACTGCTTGACCCCATCGACTTCCTTGATGGCTTCAAGATG TTCGGGTCACTCTTCAAGCCCTATGTGCAGTATTGCATGGAGGAGGAGGGCTGCATGGAGTACATGCGGACCCTGCTGCGGGACAGCGAGCTCTTCCGCACCTATGTGACG TGGGCTGAGAAGCAGGAGCAGTGCAGCCGCCTGAAGCTGAGCGACATGCTGGTGAAACCTCACCAGCGCCTCACCAAGTACCCGCTGCTCCTCAAGTCTATCCTGAAGAAGACAGATGACCCACATGCCCGTGATGCCATCACCACTATG ATCAGCTCTGTGGAGCGCTTCATCAATGACGTCAACTCGCGGATGCGCCAGCGGCAGGAGCGGCAGCGCCTGGATGCCATCCTCAGCCGGATTGATGCCTACGAGGTGGTGGAGGGCAGCACAGACGAGGTGGACAAG ctgctgaaggaGTTCCTGCGGCTGGACCTGACGGCTCCCATCCCCGGCACCTCCCCGGAGGACACCCGGCAGCTCCTCCTCGAGGGCAGCCTGAGGATGCGGGAAGGTAAAGACAGCAAG ATGGATGTCTACtgcttcctcttcactgacctcttCCTCATCACCAAGCCCTTCAAGAAGGCTGAGCGCACCAAGGTGATCCGGCAGCCCTTGCTGGTGGACAGAGTCGTTTGCCGGGAGCTCAGAGACCCAG gctccttcctcctcatctaCCTGAACGAGCTGGGGAGTGCTGTGGCTGCCTACACCTTCCAGACGAGTGGGCAGTTGTGCCGCAGCTGGGTCGAGGCAGTGCGCAATGCCCAG AACCTGCTGCAGCGTCTGCGGCAGCGCCGGCGcatggaggagcaggaggaggaggatgaggaggatgaggaggatgatggTGAGAGTGGCACTTCAGCTGCCAGTTCACCTACCATCCTACACCACAGCAGCGCCAGCCCGGACTCACAGCAGTG CCCATCCGATGGCTCCACCGAGACGCTTGCCATGGTGGCAGCAGACGGTGGCGACGAGCTCTCCTCCCCAGACTGGGAGGCAGGACCCTTCAGCTCAACCTCGGATGGCTCCTCTGTTAGCACCAGCACCTCCATCGGCACCGGCACCTCTGTCGAGACCCCCACCTCTGCCGAGACCCccacccaggagctgcctgcaggtGCCCTGCCTGTTCCCCTGCCCCACGGCGTGGCCTCCCCAGGCAGCGGCTGCCGCTCGTCCTCCATCGACAGCGCCTATGGCACGCTCTCACCTGCCTCCCTGCGGGACTTTGGCCAGCAGCCAGAGGGGACGGCcgaggaggggcaggagccctCCCTGGCCCCCCCGGCTCCACGGCCTGCCTCGCCCCGGCTGTGCCGCCGGACGCCCGTGCAGCGCCTGCCTTGCCCGGCCAGGGTGCTTAAGTCCAAGTCGGAGGCCAGCTTGCCCCAGCTCCTATCCCCCACTTCCTCAGGCCCCCTAAGCCAAAGCCGCAGCCTCTCTGACCTCTGTGCTGGTTCCCCCCGGACTAGCCGAGACCCCGCACCTCAGGCTGCccctggcagcagtggcagctccaCATCAGAGCTctcagagccagaggagccagTGGAGAGCCCAGCATCCCTCCAAGGGGAGCTCAGGCGTGACCCCCAGCCTCCTGCCCGTCGGACCCTCTCGGACCCGCAGTCGGCACAGCACCGCAAGCTGACTCTGGCACAGCTGTACCGGATCCGGACCACGCTGCTGCTCAACTCCACGCTGACGGCCTC GGAGGTCTGA
- the PLEKHG5 gene encoding pleckstrin homology domain-containing family G member 5 isoform X1 gives MHFDGHIRFDLSPQGSILARNMSTRSCPPRTSPASDVEEEEEGPAESRGERRSSALKLPKKKAWRRHTDDPSKECFTLKFDLSIDMEAEIVPAVKKKSLGEVLLPVFERKAIELSKVNIYLDQSHTPLSLQFEAYRFGGHYLRVKAKPGDELKVEQAVRDARSASLPILRPASSAAFLGPVLEPLPGRREGTESMAPGRRRKNITEFLGDSNIPSPEPALHGSSSLPTNGTDTWKNRAASRFSGFFGSGTSTGSFGRETEKLEQLVNRLHAYSTFGLPKLPPQLRFDRDSWEEDGDEAGLTLEDSWQQIIQGTEVLSRRQCHQQEAIWELLHTEATYIRNLKVITDLFLSCLVNLQESGLLCEVDAERLFSNIGEIIRLHCKLWRSVMASVLAKARRTGALLDPIDFLDGFKMFGSLFKPYVQYCMEEEGCMEYMRTLLRDSELFRTYVTWAEKQEQCSRLKLSDMLVKPHQRLTKYPLLLKSILKKTDDPHARDAITTMISSVERFINDVNSRMRQRQERQRLDAILSRIDAYEVVEGSTDEVDKLLKEFLRLDLTAPIPGTSPEDTRQLLLEGSLRMREGKDSKMDVYCFLFTDLFLITKPFKKAERTKVIRQPLLVDRVVCRELRDPGSFLLIYLNELGSAVAAYTFQTSGQLCRSWVEAVRNAQVRAHGWVWDPWVPCAPYSTLMTPPSQNLLQRLRQRRRMEEQEEEDEEDEEDDGESGTSAASSPTILHHSSASPDSQQCPSDGSTETLAMVAADGGDELSSPDWEAGPFSSTSDGSSVSTSTSIGTGTSVETPTSAETPTQELPAGALPVPLPHGVASPGSGCRSSSIDSAYGTLSPASLRDFGQQPEGTAEEGQEPSLAPPAPRPASPRLCRRTPVQRLPCPARVLKSKSEASLPQLLSPTSSGPLSQSRSLSDLCAGSPRTSRDPAPQAAPGSSGSSTSELSEPEEPVESPASLQGELRRDPQPPARRTLSDPQSAQHRKLTLAQLYRIRTTLLLNSTLTASEV, from the exons ATGCACTTCGATGGCCACATCCGCTTCGACCTGTCCCCGCAAG GCTCCATCCTGGCCCGCAACATGTCCACACGTTCGTGCCCCCCGCgcaccagccctgcctctgatgtggaggaggaggaggagggtccGGCAGAGAGCAGAGG GGAGCGCAGGAGCTCAGCGCTGAAGCTGCCCAAGAAGAAGGCTTGGCGCAGGCACACGGAC GACCCCAGCAAGGAGTGCTTCACCTTGAAGTTTGACCTCAGCATCGACATGGAGGCAGAGATCGTGCCAGCTGTGAAGAAGAAGTCGCTGGG GGAAGTGCTGCTGCCAGTCTTTGAGAGGAAGGCAATCGAGCTGAGCAAAGTGAACATCTACCTGGACCAGTCCCACACGCCGCTGTCCCTGCAGTTCGAGGCGTATCGCTTCGGGGGACACTACCTGCGGGTGAAAG CCAAGCCCGGGGATGAGCTGAAGGTAGAGCAGGCAGTGCGAGATGCCAGGTCAGCCAGCCTGCCCATCCTGCGccctgccagcagtgctgcattCCTTGGGCCAGTGCTGGAGCCGCTGCCAGGACGCCGGGAGGGCACTGAGAGCATG gCTCCGGGACGGCGAAGGAAGAACATAACAGAGTTCCTGGGGGACAGCAACATCCCCAGCCCCGAGCCAGCCCTGCAcggcagcagctctctgcccaCCAATGGCACTGACACCTGGAAGAACCGTGCTGCCAGCCGCTTCAGCGGCTTCTTCGGCTCCGGGACTAGCACGGGCTCCTTCGGGCGG GAGACTGagaagctggagcagctggtgaaCAGGCTGCACGCCTACAGCACCTTCGGGCTGCCCAAGCTGCCGCCCCAGCTCCGCTTCGACCGCGACTCCTGGGAGGAGGACggggatgaggctgggctgACACTGGAGGACAGCTGGCAGCAGATCATCCAGGGCACAGAG GTCCTGTCGCGCCggcagtgccaccagcaggAAGCcatctgggagctgctgcacacAGAGGCCACCTATATCCGGAACCTCAAAGTCATTACTGAT CTGTTCCTCTCCTGCCTGGTGAACCTGCAGGAGTCAGGGCTGCTCTGTGAG GTGGATGCCGAGCGGCTCTTCAGCAACATTGGGGAGATCATCCGGCTGCACTGCAAGCTGTGGCGCAGTGTCATGGCCTCGGTGCTGGCCAAGGCACGACGGACTGGGGCACTGCTTGACCCCATCGACTTCCTTGATGGCTTCAAGATG TTCGGGTCACTCTTCAAGCCCTATGTGCAGTATTGCATGGAGGAGGAGGGCTGCATGGAGTACATGCGGACCCTGCTGCGGGACAGCGAGCTCTTCCGCACCTATGTGACG TGGGCTGAGAAGCAGGAGCAGTGCAGCCGCCTGAAGCTGAGCGACATGCTGGTGAAACCTCACCAGCGCCTCACCAAGTACCCGCTGCTCCTCAAGTCTATCCTGAAGAAGACAGATGACCCACATGCCCGTGATGCCATCACCACTATG ATCAGCTCTGTGGAGCGCTTCATCAATGACGTCAACTCGCGGATGCGCCAGCGGCAGGAGCGGCAGCGCCTGGATGCCATCCTCAGCCGGATTGATGCCTACGAGGTGGTGGAGGGCAGCACAGACGAGGTGGACAAG ctgctgaaggaGTTCCTGCGGCTGGACCTGACGGCTCCCATCCCCGGCACCTCCCCGGAGGACACCCGGCAGCTCCTCCTCGAGGGCAGCCTGAGGATGCGGGAAGGTAAAGACAGCAAG ATGGATGTCTACtgcttcctcttcactgacctcttCCTCATCACCAAGCCCTTCAAGAAGGCTGAGCGCACCAAGGTGATCCGGCAGCCCTTGCTGGTGGACAGAGTCGTTTGCCGGGAGCTCAGAGACCCAG gctccttcctcctcatctaCCTGAACGAGCTGGGGAGTGCTGTGGCTGCCTACACCTTCCAGACGAGTGGGCAGTTGTGCCGCAGCTGGGTCGAGGCAGTGCGCAATGCCCAGGTGAGGGCACATGGGTGGGTGTGGGACCCATGGGTTCCCTGTGCACCCTATTCCACACTGATGACTCCCCCTTCACAGAACCTGCTGCAGCGTCTGCGGCAGCGCCGGCGcatggaggagcaggaggaggaggatgaggaggatgaggaggatgatggTGAGAGTGGCACTTCAGCTGCCAGTTCACCTACCATCCTACACCACAGCAGCGCCAGCCCGGACTCACAGCAGTG CCCATCCGATGGCTCCACCGAGACGCTTGCCATGGTGGCAGCAGACGGTGGCGACGAGCTCTCCTCCCCAGACTGGGAGGCAGGACCCTTCAGCTCAACCTCGGATGGCTCCTCTGTTAGCACCAGCACCTCCATCGGCACCGGCACCTCTGTCGAGACCCCCACCTCTGCCGAGACCCccacccaggagctgcctgcaggtGCCCTGCCTGTTCCCCTGCCCCACGGCGTGGCCTCCCCAGGCAGCGGCTGCCGCTCGTCCTCCATCGACAGCGCCTATGGCACGCTCTCACCTGCCTCCCTGCGGGACTTTGGCCAGCAGCCAGAGGGGACGGCcgaggaggggcaggagccctCCCTGGCCCCCCCGGCTCCACGGCCTGCCTCGCCCCGGCTGTGCCGCCGGACGCCCGTGCAGCGCCTGCCTTGCCCGGCCAGGGTGCTTAAGTCCAAGTCGGAGGCCAGCTTGCCCCAGCTCCTATCCCCCACTTCCTCAGGCCCCCTAAGCCAAAGCCGCAGCCTCTCTGACCTCTGTGCTGGTTCCCCCCGGACTAGCCGAGACCCCGCACCTCAGGCTGCccctggcagcagtggcagctccaCATCAGAGCTctcagagccagaggagccagTGGAGAGCCCAGCATCCCTCCAAGGGGAGCTCAGGCGTGACCCCCAGCCTCCTGCCCGTCGGACCCTCTCGGACCCGCAGTCGGCACAGCACCGCAAGCTGACTCTGGCACAGCTGTACCGGATCCGGACCACGCTGCTGCTCAACTCCACGCTGACGGCCTC GGAGGTCTGA